A portion of the Oxynema aestuarii AP17 genome contains these proteins:
- a CDS encoding MFS transporter, translating to MLDNPKQIFGWVMYDWANSAYVTTIVVAVLPAYFASVVVPSEGLKFAGTYYSATSIWGLMVSVSAFFVFLFAPILGAISDFSAAKKKFMMVFCYTGSLAAILLFFCGQGDILATIFLFIIAQIGFVAANIFYDAFLPQIASENKLDWISGKGFAFGYVGGGVQFAIALLLIAKHATFGLSAEFAARLAMLMAALWWGGFALITFFTLKEAPPTESLPAAYRRIPKWRAYTEIGILRTVATVRKVKKFNHLLRFLIAYLIYNNGIQTVMAMATIYGTQELGFSNAVLMGTLLAIQFISVAGALGFSKLAERVSTKTALIFTLVGWSIVVIYAYFLTSSVEYFVMGAIVGLVQGGSQSLSRSFYGSIVPVHASAEFYGFYSVFNKGSAIFGPLAFSAIGHFTGNARTAILSLIIFFIVGLILLFLVDVEKAREAKNSIIFKRQAF from the coding sequence ATGCTCGACAATCCAAAACAAATTTTCGGTTGGGTGATGTACGATTGGGCCAACTCAGCTTATGTCACCACGATCGTCGTCGCCGTTTTACCCGCCTATTTCGCCTCTGTCGTCGTCCCTTCCGAAGGATTGAAATTTGCAGGAACTTATTACAGCGCCACCTCAATTTGGGGGTTGATGGTCAGTGTTTCTGCTTTCTTTGTTTTTCTGTTCGCCCCAATTTTAGGCGCAATCTCCGACTTTTCCGCCGCCAAGAAAAAGTTTATGATGGTGTTTTGTTACACCGGAAGTCTTGCCGCCATTTTACTGTTTTTCTGCGGACAAGGCGATATTTTAGCGACAATATTTTTATTCATTATTGCTCAAATTGGTTTTGTGGCGGCCAATATTTTTTACGATGCCTTTTTACCCCAAATTGCATCGGAAAATAAATTAGATTGGATCTCGGGAAAAGGCTTTGCATTCGGATATGTCGGCGGCGGCGTGCAGTTCGCGATCGCCCTGTTACTAATTGCCAAACATGCTACTTTCGGTCTATCTGCCGAATTCGCCGCCCGCTTGGCGATGTTAATGGCTGCTTTATGGTGGGGCGGTTTTGCTTTAATTACTTTTTTCACCTTAAAAGAAGCTCCGCCGACGGAATCTTTACCCGCCGCTTATCGACGGATTCCTAAATGGCGCGCTTATACGGAAATTGGAATTTTACGCACGGTTGCCACGGTTAGAAAGGTTAAAAAGTTCAACCATCTTTTACGGTTTTTAATTGCCTATTTAATTTATAACAATGGCATTCAAACAGTGATGGCAATGGCGACAATTTACGGCACCCAAGAATTGGGATTTTCCAATGCGGTCTTGATGGGAACGTTATTGGCCATTCAGTTTATCAGTGTGGCGGGGGCGTTAGGATTTAGTAAGTTAGCGGAAAGGGTTTCGACGAAAACCGCTTTAATCTTTACTTTAGTCGGTTGGTCGATTGTCGTGATTTATGCTTATTTTTTAACCAGTTCGGTCGAGTATTTCGTGATGGGGGCGATCGTCGGATTGGTGCAAGGCGGTTCGCAATCGTTAAGTCGGTCATTTTACGGCTCGATCGTTCCGGTTCACGCTTCCGCAGAATTTTACGGGTTTTATTCGGTATTTAATAAAGGTTCGGCGATTTTTGGGCCGTTGGCGTTTAGCGCGATCGGGCATTTCACTGGAAACGCGCGCACGGCCATTCTCTCTTTAATTATTTTCTTTATTGTCGGTTTAATTTTACTCTTTTTAGTGGATGTAGAGAAAGCAAGAGAGGCAAAAAATTCTATTATTTTCAAGCGTCAGGCATTTTAA
- a CDS encoding aromatic ring-hydroxylating dioxygenase subunit alpha: MNEIDRALHEDWHPIAALNELEETTIQERCLLGESLILWRDGDRVAVWENRCPHRGAKLSGATATGDRLVCPYHGLHYDRAGQCIFIPAHPDLKPPDRLHVRSYPCQIHYDLIWVNLSKNNVPIPEFREWNDPNYRKFLCGPYVYESSGFRAIENFLDVSHFPFVHDGLLGDRDRPRVEEYTIDRDRNGLKLNNVGVWQPDPDGTGSGGRVTYDYSVSRPLTASFVKHARGGKLAIFFTVCPTAEEACVGWMWIAMNYGHNLPETELRAFQDRVVRQDLPIVASQRPKRLPLDLKAEIHLPCDRASIAYRQWLRELNIRFGTLW; encoded by the coding sequence ATGAACGAGATCGATCGCGCTTTGCATGAAGACTGGCACCCGATCGCCGCCTTAAACGAACTCGAAGAAACGACGATCCAAGAGCGCTGCTTGTTGGGAGAATCGTTAATCTTGTGGCGCGATGGCGATCGCGTCGCGGTTTGGGAAAATCGCTGTCCCCATCGCGGCGCCAAGCTTTCCGGCGCAACCGCGACGGGCGATCGTCTCGTTTGTCCCTATCACGGATTGCACTACGATCGCGCGGGACAATGCATTTTCATTCCGGCGCACCCGGATTTAAAACCGCCCGATCGCCTGCACGTTCGATCTTATCCCTGTCAGATTCATTACGATTTAATTTGGGTTAATTTAAGTAAAAACAACGTTCCAATCCCAGAATTTCGTGAATGGAACGATCCCAATTATCGGAAATTCTTGTGCGGTCCGTATGTTTACGAATCTAGTGGATTTCGGGCGATCGAAAACTTTTTAGACGTGTCTCATTTTCCCTTCGTTCACGACGGCTTACTCGGCGATCGCGATCGCCCCCGGGTGGAAGAATACACGATCGATCGCGATCGCAACGGACTCAAACTCAACAACGTCGGGGTTTGGCAGCCCGATCCCGACGGAACCGGATCCGGGGGTCGGGTCACTTACGATTACTCGGTTTCGCGACCGCTTACCGCCTCCTTTGTCAAACACGCAAGGGGCGGAAAATTGGCGATTTTCTTCACCGTCTGTCCCACGGCGGAAGAAGCGTGCGTCGGTTGGATGTGGATCGCGATGAATTACGGTCACAACCTGCCAGAAACCGAATTACGGGCATTTCAGGATCGCGTCGTCCGTCAAGATCTGCCGATTGTCGCCTCCCAACGTCCCAAGCGTCTCCCCCTGGATTTAAAGGCAGAAATTCACCTCCCGTGCGATCGCGCTTCGATCGCCTATCGTCAGTGGTTGCGCGAGTTGAATATTCGCTTCGGAACCTTATGGTGA
- a CDS encoding DUF1802 family protein has product MSEMMTHALKEWAIAVEALERGETIVLLRKGGIRERGGKFTIDRDRVLLYPTYEHQKPELLKPEYARKVTPVESGWHPETVRIGSWAQITDILPVGDRAAVSAVLPYHIWTDRLTEDRLKWKPQQPLYVLLLRVFRLAQVRQIPYREGYGGCRSWIELTDAIAIADSSPVLTEAEYRSRSQAVRDRLAEAVTPSP; this is encoded by the coding sequence ATGAGTGAAATGATGACTCACGCCCTCAAAGAATGGGCGATCGCCGTCGAAGCGTTGGAACGGGGAGAAACGATCGTTTTACTGCGTAAAGGTGGGATTCGCGAACGGGGGGGAAAGTTTACGATCGATCGCGATCGCGTTTTACTCTATCCGACTTACGAACATCAAAAACCCGAATTACTCAAACCGGAATATGCGCGAAAAGTGACCCCAGTAGAATCCGGGTGGCATCCAGAAACGGTCAGAATCGGCAGTTGGGCGCAGATTACGGACATTTTACCCGTGGGCGATCGCGCCGCCGTCAGCGCCGTGCTACCGTATCATATTTGGACCGATCGCCTGACGGAAGATCGCTTGAAATGGAAGCCGCAACAACCGCTTTACGTACTGTTATTGCGCGTGTTTCGCTTGGCGCAAGTGCGCCAGATCCCTTACCGGGAGGGGTATGGCGGTTGTCGGTCGTGGATCGAACTGACCGACGCGATCGCGATCGCCGACTCGTCCCCGGTGTTGACGGAAGCGGAGTATCGATCGCGATCGCAAGCCGTTCGCGATCGTCTTGCGGAGGCTGTAACGCCCTCACCATAA
- a CDS encoding aldo/keto reductase has translation MKTRPLGNTEIQITPIIMGTWQAGKNMWVGIDDDEITKGIRAAFDAGITTFDTAEQYGEGHSETILGAALADVRDRVVYATKVFANHLKYDQVISSCEGCLKRLKTDYIDLYQIHWPSGSWGSEIVPIEETMRALNDLKEQGKIRAIGVSNFSREQIAEADQFGSIDSLQPPYSLFWRQVEKNEMPYCVEHNISILAYSSLAQGLLTGKFGRDHQFEEGDHRSKNKLFANRDNYERVQTALDRLRPIADRHQCSLAQLALAWLIAQPQTNAIAGARNASQAVDNAKAGSIELSSEDLKEIDAIGRTVTDSLDENPVMWSF, from the coding sequence ATGAAAACGCGCCCCTTGGGAAATACAGAGATTCAAATCACCCCCATTATTATGGGAACCTGGCAAGCCGGGAAAAATATGTGGGTCGGTATCGACGATGACGAAATTACTAAAGGGATTCGCGCCGCTTTTGATGCGGGAATCACCACCTTCGATACCGCCGAACAGTACGGTGAAGGTCACTCCGAAACGATTTTAGGTGCAGCATTGGCGGACGTGCGCGATCGCGTCGTTTACGCCACTAAAGTGTTTGCCAATCATTTGAAATACGACCAAGTGATTAGCTCCTGCGAAGGCTGTTTAAAACGACTCAAGACCGATTATATCGACCTCTATCAAATTCACTGGCCTTCTGGCAGTTGGGGCAGCGAAATCGTCCCCATTGAAGAAACGATGCGCGCTTTAAACGATCTCAAAGAGCAAGGCAAAATCCGGGCGATCGGTGTTTCTAATTTCTCCCGCGAACAAATTGCCGAAGCCGATCAATTTGGAAGCATTGACAGCTTACAACCACCTTATTCTCTATTTTGGCGACAAGTTGAAAAAAATGAAATGCCTTATTGTGTCGAACACAATATTTCAATTTTAGCCTATTCTTCTTTAGCGCAAGGTTTACTCACGGGAAAATTCGGGCGCGACCATCAATTTGAAGAAGGGGATCACCGTTCTAAAAATAAGTTATTTGCCAATCGAGACAATTACGAACGAGTACAAACTGCTTTAGATCGCCTGCGTCCGATCGCCGATCGCCATCAATGTAGTCTCGCTCAATTAGCGTTAGCTTGGTTAATTGCTCAACCGCAAACCAATGCGATCGCCGGGGCGCGCAATGCGAGTCAAGCGGTGGATAATGCTAAAGCAGGATCGATCGAATTATCGTCAGAAGATCTGAAAGAAATTGATGCGATCGGGCGTACTGTTACGGATTCTCTCGATGAGAATCCGGTGATGTGGAGTTTTTAA